The following are encoded together in the Phragmites australis chromosome 19, lpPhrAust1.1, whole genome shotgun sequence genome:
- the LOC133900367 gene encoding adenylylsulfatase HINT3-like, translating into MSPPRRLAVLRSHLRPDGQAPAPTEERELRPAAPVGAVSTSTCAGGGGAARGDVVGEREGCVFCRIIRGDAPAYKVYEDDVCLCILDSHPLAPGHSLIIPKCHFPSLEATPPPVVAAMCSKVPFLSNAIMKATECDSFNLVVNNGAAAGQVIFHTHFHIIPRRSGDKLWPTESFRRRSIEPNETSGLVSCIKEQLCFTPEGCKTEASILRKET; encoded by the exons ATGTCGCCGCCAAGGCGCCTCGCCGTGCTCCGCTCTCACCTCCGGCCCGACGGCCAGGCGCCGGCCCCCACCGAGGAACGCGAGCTACGGCCCGCCGCGCCGGTCGGGGCCGTTTCGACGTCGACgtgcgctggcggcggcggggcggcccGGGGCGACGTCGTGGGGGAAAGGGAGGGCTGCGTGTTCTGCCGGATCATACGCGGCGACGCGCCGGCGTACAAG GTCTACGAAGATGATGTATGCCTCTGCATATTGGATTCTCATCCATTGGCTCCTGG GCATTCGTTGATCATTCCAAAATGCCATTTCCCATCACTGGAAGCAACTCCACCACCT GTAGTTGCGGCCATGTGTTCAAAAGTGCCATTTCTTAGCAACGCAATCATGAAGGCAACTGAATGTG ATTCATTCAACTTGGTAGTCAATAATGGAGCAGCTGCAGGACAAGTTATTTTCCAT ACTCATTTCCATATAATTCCTCGTAGATCTGGTGACAAATTATGGCCTACGGAG AGCTTTAGAAGGCGCTCCATTGAGCCAAATGAAACCTCAGGCCTTGTGAGCTGCATCAAGGAGCAACTATGTTTTACCCCGGAAGGCTGTAAGACTGAAGCATCTATACTGCGTAAGGAAACGTGA